A genomic segment from Aegilops tauschii subsp. strangulata cultivar AL8/78 chromosome 1, Aet v6.0, whole genome shotgun sequence encodes:
- the LOC120973008 gene encoding uncharacterized protein, whose product MWRRRRALRRQYGAGVGAGRDASPSSSERRQIPPDLYGLCFRCFEDGHRRQDFTNEALCIRCGHAGHVSSQCLEPRSPISAEELRRAVIAKVARRSEAPGQAPTIRRRLSEPRQSAPVAPLSPVAPSLHPVLSGVALPVVSSEICVLPRSEGLDDLERRLQLAVVMYVGGARPAVSCDDAAVAISAQLGILRFRFSVHKYHPEDFLVVFAAHEFRNRALTVPAIEHLGVKFFIKPWLRQA is encoded by the coding sequence ATGTGGCGGCGTCGTCGCGCGCTTAGGAGGCAGTACGGGGCTGGTGTCGGGGCCGGCCGCGATGCGTCGCCATCCTCCTCGGAGCGGCGTCAGATCCCGCCGGACCTGTACGGCCTTTGCTTCAGGTGCTTCGAGGACGGTCACCGGCGTCAAGACTTTACCAACGAGGCGTTATGCATCCGCTGCGGCCACGCTGGGCATGTCTCCTCCCAGTGCCTGGAGCCACGCAGCCCCATCTCTGCGGAGGAGCTACGCCGCGCGGTGATCGCCAAGGTCGCTCGCAGATCGGAGGCACCCGGACAGGCACCGACCATTCGGCGGAGGTTGTCAGAGCCTAGGCAGAGTGCGCCGGTGgcgccgctctcgccagttgcgcCCAGCCTCCACCCTGTGCTGTCGGGAGTGGCCTTGCCGGTGGTGTCGTCTGAGATCTGCGTGCTGCCGCGCTCGGAGGGGCTGGACGACCTCGAGCGCCGGTTACAGCTGGCGGTGGTGATGTACGTTGGCGGGGCTAGGCCGGCCGTGTCCTGCGACGACGCGGCGGTCGCGATCTCCGCGCAGCTGGGGATTCTAAGGTTCCGGTTTTCTGTCCACAAGTACCACCCGGAAGATTTCCTGGTCGTGTTCGCGGCGCATGAGTTCAGGAATAGGGCACTGACTGTCCCGGCGATTGAGCATCTCGGAGTCAAGTTCTTCATCAAGCCATGGCTCAGGCAGGCGTAG
- the LOC141027556 gene encoding uncharacterized protein, producing MEGPGCWLSVVYAPQEDEQKIIFLEELSDRRIICPGPWLVIGDFNMILNAADKSNNRLDRRMMGKFKRFVDDNGIKELSLHGRKFTWSNEREVPTLTKIDRAFVSVDWELDHPDCLLQALSTSTSDHYPLYLSLEEHIQPRKRFRFELFWVKLDEFLDAVKEAWVCDEAITDPFHRLDILLRNTAKYLTAWGQ from the coding sequence ATGGAGGGGCCTGGGTGTTGGTTGTCGGTGGTATATGCGCCACAGGAGGATGAGCAGAAGATCATCTTCCTTGAGGAGCTTTCGGACAGAAGAATCATCTGCCCGGGACCATGGCTGGTGATTGGAGATTTCAACATGATCCTTAATGCAGCGGACAAGAGCAACAACCGGCTGGATCGCAGGATGATGGGCAAATTCAAGCGGTTTGTCGACGACAATGGTATCAAGGAGCTTTCCTTGCATGGGCGGAAATTTACTTGGAGCAATGAGCGTGAGGTGCCCACGCTCACAAAAATCGATAGAGCTTTTGTTTCGGTGGATTGGGAGTTAGATCACCCAGATTGCTTGCTACAAGCCTTGTCTACCTCGACCTCAGATCACTACCCTCTATATCTATCGCTGGAGGAACATATACAGCCACGAAAGCGCTTCAGATTCGAGCTTTTCTGGGTCAAACTTGACGAATTCTTGGACGCGGTGAAGGAAGCTTGGGTATGTGACGAGGCGATCACGGATCCCTTCCATAGATTGGACATACTGCTGCGTAACACGGCGAAGTACCTCACTGCCTGGGGCCAATGA